The window ACCTCGAGCTGAGAGCGAATCATTGAGGCCGAATGGAAAGAAGAGGCGCGCCTTTctcagaaagaagaaagaaaaacctcCTTCATCTGCAGGAACTTCAAGCTTAGGTATCTGCCTGTCTGATTTTCTTCACACATGCCACTCAACATATCTTCAACTGCAAAACATCTGTGCAGCCAAAAATGTGTTGCTTTCCTCAAGGTGTCTGATTTGTCCCTGGTCTTAATTAGCCTACGTTGTCATCAGtgatttgtgtttgatttgttttgtatcATGGTAGCCCCAGGAAGTGAAGATATCGGTGTTCCTAATGACAACGACCTCATGGCTTTACCTCAACTCTGCTTCCCAGGTATTATTCAGTGTTGTCAAAACACTCATGTGTATGACTGGTGTATGCATTATAagcacaaagagaaagaaaaatataagAATATAATACTTTTAAGTTGACTTGAGACTTAAATTTGTCTGTGATATTTGATAAATCTTTCAACTTTCTAACCCCTGGTCTAAAATGTTAGGATGAAGTTAAGAGTTTTATTATCATCACATATCTAAAACAAATGCACTTGTCATCCATAGCGACCACTAAAATATACATCAACGtttcaaaaaatgtctttgtttatttgtgatgtttttatgtgCATAAACTCAGTAGTATAAAGTAACCATCTTTGAATTTTCGTATTCGTCGCTTATGTGTCAACTTGTTccaatatttatttctttttaccaGGTGGGCTCAGAGTAACCAACAAACAGGAAGATGAACAATTCCACTTCTTGGTTTTCACTGACGTCTTTGGCAACAAGTCTCACGGAGTTGTAATGCAGTGTTACCGACCAATACTGGTACATGTAATActtcacacaccttcacacagtGTACCTTAATCCAAAACCTGTTTTACTACAACCAGATCATATAACCGTATACATCATACAGCTGCCATGATCACTGGAAATTTCACCAATCAGCAGTAACATTTACccaaataaaaccaaatgtcatatttgtttgttttacaggaaaGTTCATCTGTCCTAGAAAACAGAGCTGGGTCCTCTAAGTTTTCTAAGCTTTTCTCTGCCTACAGTATCTGTGTGATATCCAAGTATCCTTACTTTACAGCACTCAAAGACTGTCTGTCATGGTGAGAAACAGGGTACCAAAGCAAACTGCATGGCTTTTGAATTGATTTAGTTTTATCTTATAAAACAAACTAGGAACACGTGCTGTTTGCTTATGTCCAGTTTAGCTGTTATGTCTGTTAAAGTAAGTGCTAAGATATTCCTGTCAACAGGCTATCCTGCAACATGTAATAATTTAGCTAAATAGTTTTTgaataaagaacaaaataaatactatCTTTATCTTTAGTTCTGTAGGTATTATATCATTAATAGTTTTAACCGATGTGTCTTATTCATATTCTTTGTGTCTTCCTCAGTCTGTTGATACAGCTGAGAACGTGTCCTTTATCCGACATGGAGGGGAGAGTAAGAGAGTTTGCAGCTAAACTGGCGCTGGTGCCTATCCCCCCTCCTGGAACACTacatctggtgtgtgtgtgttgtgtgtgcatttgaTAGTTATTTAAAGACTCTGATAGATTTTGTGTGGAtagtttttgtagttttagcATTTCTCCtggaaatgtaaacattcattAAATCTTTGGCTAGAAGTTATTGATTGACTTTGCCTGATAAAACAGTCTTGTCTATCATACAGTATGCCGTATTAGCAGCAATAGCAGCAGCATACTTGTGTATTTGTATGCATATTAATTTCAATTTGTGTTTTAGTATGCAAACTTTTAACatattgtttattttgcagATGTTTACCCTCCGTCCTCTGACCATTGTGTTACCATCCAGAGAAGACAAAGACCACGTAGCTATAGATTTAGACCTCCATCTGCCTTTCCTCTGCTTCAGACCACAGCAACTACTGCAGGTATTACACACACTGGTTGTGTTAATGCTTTCCAAACAAAGGGGAGGCTCACATTAACTTTCAGGTCTcttttcatgtctgttttttttggtctctGTTTTTGTAGGTGATGTCTGGTCtcctgcaggagcagcaggtggttttattttctgctgacTGGGCAAGACTCACTCTGATGGGAGAGAGCTTGTTGCTTTTTCTGCAGGTTGGTGAAATAATGTCTGCAAAGAGTACAATGGTGCTTGATATCATCAAGGTTTATCTTAAATTTAATTCAACTCTGATATGTAAACTActgtaaaaattaaaattacTATTCTTTCcttattaatcacatttttgataGATTAATTCTTGATTAAGTAATTTTACCAACCGCCtctcatgacttttttttccagccgtTATCATGGCAGCAGCCTTATGTTCCTGTGCTGGCCAGAAGCATGCTGGACTTCCTCATGGCTCCGACTGCCTTCCTAATGGGCTGCCATCTTAGCCATTTTCAAGAAGTTGCTGATGTGAGTTTACAATCAGTCAAAAGAGTTAAAACCGAAAGCAGAGGAGACTATTATTTCATCAAAGACTAAAGCAAATGGAAGTAAAGAGTGATGTGTTGAGAATGTATTAAACCTAAAGTATAAATCGTTGAATTGAATCCCTGACCACTGAATTTTTATCACATTTATCCTCTAGTTCTGAAATTATAATGAAAAAAGTGAGTGAGGTCATGCTTGTTGCTATCTTAAAGGAGTTCTATGTAGCTCTGACACAgcagtccaaatttaaaacagagagatgtctcctcctcctccttcctgactAGAGCCAATACGCACGTGAGTTGTCATATcctggacactgaagcttcagtgtttagccagctctgcattagTCTTGAAAACGTTCTAAAGTCTaacctcttcatttttcaaaagcctagttttaccacgtttctggtcgtggagcttattagaaaaatgtggAGGCTTTTAAGTTCGGGTAGAATCTGTTATATCTGAAGCAGTTTACTTgactgcttccatcgctgcaacacctgttgatttGCCATTTTCCTGGCAAACAGAGAGGTGTCCAAAATGTCTGATGAGAGATagagtaaggtcattttatgatttaattcagtagatatcttacagattgatCCTTTGAGCCAAGCTTGTTCACAGCTTGTTTTCATTGCgtttaaatacatgtttaaatcaGCAGCAGGCTTACTTATTGCTTGACCAAATTTAAGTCACTGATCCATTTAATACTTTGCATTGAATTTAACTTTGATTTCTTGTTAGTCCTGCTCTTAAATCTTGCCTAAAAGCTTAAACATTATAATGTATTTGCTTACATCAGGAATGTACAAGATAGTGACCAAACCAGATggaaatatttatattattatttatctgtCTTCTTCCAGGAAATAGATGATCTGATCCTAATAAACATTGATAAGGGAAGTGTCACTACTTCTCATTCTGAGACTCTGGGTCTGCCAGAGATTCCCCAGGCTGCTGCGGAGTGCTTCATACAGAGGTACTCAGAGTGCACATTTACAACTTTTCTAATTCAGTaaccttacttttttttttttttttcaaacttggcaaagataaaaaataaattctgtaAGTGTCTGCACACTATGGCTGTGTTTCTACAGGTGTCAGTCCCTGCAGATTCACTTCGACCTGCATCAGTGCAGCAGTACGAGCTGTACAGACATCAGTGAGCAGCGAGCAATGAGAAGAGCGTGGCAACACAACCTCAACCACGACATCCAGAGGTTCACACTGGAACTGATTGTCAACATATTCAGGTTCGGTTTTTGTTTACTATTTATCGAATGGGATTGTTCTactaaaaaacatttctaacatACAGTATACTTTTGCATATTTAACAGGGATGTTGGCAGTCATCTGAACTATGAACATCGAGTTTTTAACAGTGAAGAGTTCCTGAAATCCAGAGAACCATCTGAACAGCTGTTTTACAAGAAGGTACACtcatttaacaataaaaaataagtgaGTTATCTCGTGTTTCagaaaaatctttaaattaCCGTGGCTGTGTTGCAGGTGTTGGAGAcgcacatttttcatttcttcctcAAAGATCGCCTCAACAGGAAAATGGACGACTTTGCTCGAATGGAACTCATCACTCGTTCTGAGACTCAGAAGTAACTTATTCAAATGATAATATTCATCAAATTATTTTGATATATAATTCTCTTGATATCCTGATATTCTGTCCTCATGGTATGCCTAATACATAAAAAGCACCACTGCCTATAGCCTTAAAAAAGACAAGTGGTATACACTCTTCATATTCTTATTTAGCTTCAAAAGTACCCAGAAAATCCATTGAATCGTTCATGTGTTCAATAGGATGAAGGCTCTGGTTGAAGTCCCACGCAGACCCACCATGCAGGAGATTCAGGCTCGAAGAAAAAGCTCCGTCACAGAGAAACATCTTAGTAAAAGACTGGGGATGAGCCTCCCTAACCTTAGAGACGATCAAGCCGTCAGCTTCCAGAAGAACACACTGCCAAACAGGATCGTCATATCTGAGACTGGTGAGACTGGATGAAAGGTTGTGTATGACAGAAGAGCAATTTGTCAAGATTTAGTTGAAAAAGCTAGATtataaaaggaaaatatttaagTTTACTGTTTCTCTCCCTTACCTCCGcatatatttctctctctgcccttcCTGTTTCTTGGTTTCTTAGCCCCGAGATCTCCTCCTAAGCCCATACAGATGTTTAAGCTTCCAGATTTCCCAGCCTCCCTATCCTTTCCCTCCATCCAAAATTACTACCATGAACTGATCCAGCAGCTGGGCAAGACCATTTTCTCTGCCCAAAACGAGAATCCTTCTCTCCTGGCCAGGTAgtctgctttttttcctttgccTTCTCTTTTCATTCTTAGTACATTCTCTCTACACCACACGTCTGTTAACATCTCATGGTCATATTTTCAACTTTCAGGGATTTCTTCCCGCCACTCCTCTGAAAATTAACCAAAGGCTTGAGTATAATCGTTTACAATCTGCAGATTCTACTACCTGCGTGGTTTCATCAACACACTGTGTTCTCGGCGGCTTGACGCCTTGAGTGACTTCCAGAACCTCTACAAGACAGACACCGCCATCTTCCCCACACAGCTGGTCACTTGGCTCGTGGACTCACTGCACCGAGATGAGAGACATCAAGCCAATCCTGAGCTCAAGAGACTTATCCTCAAGGTCAGTTAAAAACGTTATTCCCGTCCCAATTGAAGTATAATGGGTGATGTGGCAAGCAGTGGTGGCTGGTGCAATGTTCTCCAAGGGGGTCcaatttctcacagatggaccGGGATGTATATCTTATTTTGTTAGCTTGATGGTAACACATTATTACACTGGAAATGGCCGTTGTGGAGACAAACCTAAAAAATGTGCTGATTTGTCATGCTAGTCTGGTCTGCTGCTCTGGTCTATCTTAATTAACAATCTATGCTCTGAGCCAGGGACACTGCATGCCTCGTTCTTCATGTCTCAGTTCATGGGACATATCCCTCTGCTGCATACTTTTGTGTTGTGGTGTGTAATGCATTCATGGGCGCATTTTTCCTGTGCCCCTCTATGCTCCTACCTCTCGGAGCAAATGCACATGTGCAAATTGTAATGAGAGCCAAGGGAAACAAGTCCCCATTTATACctttaaaactacatttttattgcagattataCTTTATCTTATTGAACTTTCTCTCACTTGTCAGGTGAAGACGGAGAACGAGAAGCAGTCAGTTCAGCCTGATGACCATGTCAAGAAGTTTGAGCTTCCCCGAAAGAGTCTGCACCAGGAGGAGTTTGTGCGTTGTGTCCAGGAGTGTGGCATTATAAAAGATATGGCAACAATACACCGTCTGTTTGACGCTCTCAGTAATGGTAAGTGAGGACAGGAcagctgatgtgtgtttgtcagtcaTGACTTTTGATATCTGGTATTTTTGTTAATTGTACAGAAACATGTAACAATCAGTGATTCACTTTCCAAATCCTAAATCACACTAAAAGACTTGTACATATAAATGACAATTTTTTGCTATTTTCTTCTACTAACCTCTTCATTAGTTGTACACTGACTTAGTGGACACCATAATTACCTTCTCCAACAGTATTACATGAAGAATTTAGAATGATAATTTTCACTTGTTGCGGACATTATGGAATCAGGCAGCTTCAGATGATTTGTTACAGTCCATTAATAATCTGTAAGTGTGTAGTACAGTCTGTACAGCACACGATCTTCAGTGCAGGTTTTTAATTGGTGCCCATCACacataaatgcaaacaaattcTTTAAGTTGAGGGTACAGATGCATAGTGAAtgaaaatctaatttattttaCCTATTTATCATCAGTCAAATCGAACACTACAGACTAAGTATTTTTTCTAACCTGATTCAATGTTAGTGTTGGTGattatttatgtctttttaaatactgtatgtCATCTCGTTTTTTCCTAATCTTTGTTTCGATTTTCCTTAATGAGTAACACACGAAGAAATGTTCACACTATTCTGATCTATTTTAGATGTGTAGGATTATGTGcattttcacagcttgtaatTGTACAGGGTACAATTTTTTTCCCGGCTCAACGTATcttgtacatgtttgtgtgtctgcttgcATCTCATGGtaatatgtttgattttctctccCAGGCCAGCCAAAGCATGTGGACCATGAACTCTTCAAACTTTTCTACAGCTTCTGGAAGGACATGGAAGCAGAGGCAAAAGATCCTAACTTGCCCTCTGAGGTCATAGATCATCTTGGCTATAGCGAGTGTGTGTACAAGTTGTCGTCGTGTGTCAAGACCTCTCATGGTGTTGGTAAAATTGCCATGACACAGAAGCGTCTGTTCTTGCTTACAGAGGGAAAACCCGGATTTCTGGAAATCACAAATTTCAGAAACATACAGGTTAGGGTCCCTTCCCTCCCAAATATGGTTAAGTTTAAATTGCATTTAATAACCATGCAGTcttatttcaaataaacaataatgGCTAACTCTCCCCTCTCTGTATAGGAGGTGAGGATTTCCACGGCTCCTTTTCTACTCGTTCGTGTTCCTTCCCTTCGTATCCAGACCTCTAGCAGGCCTGAGGTGTTTGAGGCCAACTTGAAGACAGAGGCTGAACTCTGGAACCTAGTTGTAAAAGAGATGTGGGCCGGACGCAAGATGGCCGACCAACACAAGGTGCAACAAAGTCTGCTCAGAGATCCTAATATATTTTGGCTGGACCTGCCACATTTCCCTCCAGTCCAACAAAAAGGGTGTGTGTCATGGGTTTGTTCggtaaaaaacaacattcatttgGCGAAGAGGGAACCGGAGCTTAAAACCAACCACATAAACTTTCTAGAATGTTTCAGTTACTTTGAATTAAAGATGGAGAGAATGTGTGTCGAGGTCTTTCCTGCTGCTGGTACTAGGTACATGGTGTTGACAAATGCTGCATGATTTCTTAACAAGATCACTAAAGAAATGACTTTTAAGTAtatcagtttgtcatttcactTTCCCTCTTGTgtgaaaactgaacaaaaaaataacatgtggttgattttttttttttttgttgaggaCCCTCATTATATGACTCAAGCCCTGACCAATGTCCTCTTAATGGATGCTGTTGTGGGCTGCCTGCAGCCAATCATTCAAAGGCCAATCATTGCTGCCTCAAAGCTGGCCTACTTCGACCAGATCAAACAAAAAGGTAAGGGCTCACTTTTTTAccttgttttgttattttaaaaaactttttttgaagtGCTAGAAAATTGTGCAGATATCTAACGGTCCAAGGTCACTGTTCACCAAACAACattataaagcaaaaaaaatacttttacttGGACCCAGctaatgtttgtcattttttgctCGATAAATTACTTAAGCAATTAATGAGTTATCAGATAGCTCCCAGATAACTTTATGTGAAACATCTATGCACGTTTAGCTCAAattatttctctcttctttttctttctctcctgtgtgtcttTTACTACCGTCTTTATTCATTATCCCTTTTCCTTTTTGTATATGTTCTATATAGTATCATCTCATATCGtatcatttttttatatatataatattttacTCTGACTAGTCCCCATAAAGGTGTCCCAAACTACCTCAGAGACTCTGAAACACAAGATCAACCCGTCACTGGGCCTGGCTGAGCCTCAGACTGTACATGTGCTGCTTTATACACCAggtaatctctctctctctttgttctccttTAAAAACCTGCTTTAACACAGAATACAATACCTCTTTGTGTTCATATATAAACTGTTCTTTACACTTCAAATCATCAAAGACGTTCTGTCTATTGATAAtcagtttatgtgtgtttaatgGTAATCAGTGTTCACACAACAGAACCCTGTCTGAGCAGATGAATCATCATgtgctttacattttctgtaGGCTTTCTTCTCTCTAATTGATTGACTGTGGCGCTGCATGCCTGCTGTAAACCTAATTTCAAAGTCACAAGACACAAACTGTGAAATTATGCTGTGTTGTACCAAGTTATACTACTCTAATGCTAGAATGAAGGTCATAGTAAGGACAAATATGAAATCGTAAACATAATGTGTTCCTGTGCCACTATGATTAGTTTCAATCTAAACCAGTGATTGCTCACTTGTAAACGTTGTTTGTATGTGAACAGAAGCTCCAGTGACATGTATCCACATAACCTGATGGACCGTAACAGCTTCCTTGTTAGTCTGTGATTTGTTTACACCGTCGCTCTGAACAAAAACATCTTAGTTGTTGGTTTAAATGGATAACAGTGTTCAAAGAAGTGAATATAGCAGATCAAGATTTGAAGAAGTGGAAGAGGCAACAAGAAGCTGAAGTATGCCCTGAGTAAGA is drawn from Labrus bergylta chromosome 8, fLabBer1.1, whole genome shotgun sequence and contains these coding sequences:
- the LOC109994995 gene encoding DENN domain-containing protein 3-like isoform X1, producing the protein MADHLPPVLLEACVVVGASSEKLREVYQTINNNGTSELPLLEPEVLHVLAPPFFSRPRAESESLRPNGKKRRAFLRKKKEKPPSSAGTSSLAPGSEDIGVPNDNDLMALPQLCFPGGLRVTNKQEDEQFHFLVFTDVFGNKSHGVVMQCYRPILESSSVLENRAGSSKFSKLFSAYSICVISKYPYFTALKDCLSCLLIQLRTCPLSDMEGRVREFAAKLALVPIPPPGTLHLMFTLRPLTIVLPSREDKDHVAIDLDLHLPFLCFRPQQLLQVMSGLLQEQQVVLFSADWARLTLMGESLLLFLQPLSWQQPYVPVLARSMLDFLMAPTAFLMGCHLSHFQEVADEIDDLILINIDKGSVTTSHSETLGLPEIPQAAAECFIQRCQSLQIHFDLHQCSSTSCTDISEQRAMRRAWQHNLNHDIQRFTLELIVNIFRDVGSHLNYEHRVFNSEEFLKSREPSEQLFYKKVLETHIFHFFLKDRLNRKMDDFARMELITRSETQKMKALVEVPRRPTMQEIQARRKSSVTEKHLSKRLGMSLPNLRDDQAVSFQKNTLPNRIVISETAPRSPPKPIQMFKLPDFPASLSFPSIQNYYHELIQQLGKTIFSAQNENPSLLARFYYLRGFINTLCSRRLDALSDFQNLYKTDTAIFPTQLVTWLVDSLHRDERHQANPELKRLILKVKTENEKQSVQPDDHVKKFELPRKSLHQEEFVRCVQECGIIKDMATIHRLFDALSNGQPKHVDHELFKLFYSFWKDMEAEAKDPNLPSEVIDHLGYSECVYKLSSCVKTSHGVGKIAMTQKRLFLLTEGKPGFLEITNFRNIQEVRISTAPFLLVRVPSLRIQTSSRPEVFEANLKTEAELWNLVVKEMWAGRKMADQHKDPHYMTQALTNVLLMDAVVGCLQPIIQRPIIAASKLAYFDQIKQKVPIKVSQTTSETLKHKINPSLGLAEPQTVHVLLYTPGQLTSDDSKAVMNPKLWVALSGGKLVVFDAASWSMLQDCIEVGQLQLNCMLGMEGQVWIGSQDSVIYIIDTHSMSCNKQLTEHRHEVTGLTAENRAQHNSQQTYSCSSDGTILQWDSASLKVKRNLHLSCDFLSSIQIYDGTLWCCCGDSIVELRKSGTVQRRLEIPDDLKSMSSSFSSFVFIPERGELWTGFADSGELCLWQTNNRRSPFKKIILPDCPGVTCMIRVKDQLWVGCRGGNSVEGQRRSQVLVIDSESQSVTKELQAHSDSIQTLCSAEDRYVLSGSACHDGKIAIWKVE
- the LOC109994995 gene encoding DENN domain-containing protein 3-like isoform X2; its protein translation is MADHLPPVLLEACVVVGASSEKLREVYQTINNNGTSELPLLEPEVLHVLAPPFFSRPRAESESLRPNGKKRRAFLRKKKEKPPSSAGTSSLAPGSEDIGVPNDNDLMALPQLCFPGGLRVTNKQEDEQFHFLVFTDVFGNKSHGVVMQCYRPILESSSVLENRAGSSKFSKLFSAYSICVISKYPYFTALKDCLSCLLIQLRTCPLSDMEGRVREFAAKLALVPIPPPGTLHLMFTLRPLTIVLPSREDKDHVAIDLDLHLPFLCFRPQQLLQVMSGLLQEQQVVLFSADWARLTLMGESLLLFLQPLSWQQPYVPVLARSMLDFLMAPTAFLMGCHLSHFQEVADEIDDLILINIDKGSVTTSHSETLGLPEIPQAAAECFIQRCQSLQIHFDLHQCSSTSCTDISEQRAMRRAWQHNLNHDIQRFTLELIVNIFRDVGSHLNYEHRVFNSEEFLKSREPSEQLFYKKVLETHIFHFFLKDRLNRKMDDFARMELITRSETQKMKALVEVPRRPTMQEIQARRKSSVTEKHLSKRLGMSLPNLRDDQAVSFQKNTLPNRIVISETAPRSPPKPIQMFKLPDFPASLSFPSIQNYYHELIQQLGKTIFSAQNENPSLLARFYYLRGFINTLCSRRLDALSDFQNLYKTDTAIFPTQLVTWLVDSLHRDERHQANPELKRLILKVKTENEKQSVQPDDHVKKFELPRKSLHQEEFVRCVQECGIIKDMATIHRLFDALSNGQPKHVDHELFKLFYSFWKDMEAEAKDPNLPSEVIDHLGYSECVYKLSSCVKTSHGVGKIAMTQKRLFLLTEGKPGFLEITNFRNIQEVRISTAPFLLVRVPSLRIQTSSRPEVFEANLKTEAELWNLVVKEMWAGRKMADQHKDPHYMTQALTNVLLMDAVVGCLQPIIQRPIIAASKLAYFDQIKQKVPIKVSQTTSETLKHKINPSLGLAEPQTVHVLLYTPGQLTSDDSKAVMNPKLWVALSGGKLVVFDAASWSMLQDCIEVGQLQLNCMLGMEGQVWIGSQDSVIYIIDTHSMSCNKQLTEHRHEVTGLTAENRAQHNSQQTYSCSSDGTILQWDSASLKVKRNLHLSCDFLSSIQIYDGTLWCSR